Sequence from the Bacteroidia bacterium genome:
CGTTTAATGAAATTAGTGCGATGATCTACCGGACGATTGTCTTCTGCGGGATAATTAAAAACCACCACGTCATTCCTTTTAATATGTGTAAATCCCGGCAAACGGAAATACGGCAACTGAATCCAACTTAAATACGAATTGGTGGTTCTGGTAAAAGGCAATGTTTGCTCGGAAAAAGGGTAAGCAACCGGCGTAATGGGCGTTCGCGGACCGTAATCAATTTTGCTAACGAGGATAAAATCGCCCGTGAGCAAGGTTTTTTCCATAGAAGCGCTCGGAATAAAATAACCTTCTATCACAAACGTGCGCACTGCAATCACAATTATTATCGCAACTAAAACAGCGCCGCCCCATTCTCGTATAGTAGATCTTTTTTTCAAATGTATATCGAATAATAAAGGTGAAAAGTACAGACCTTTACCGAAAGGTACGAAAAATTATTTTTCAAACGTGTTTTTCTGAAGTAAAAAAAGTGCTTCAAAAAAATAATTTTTCGATGCACAAAAAAATAATCTAAAAAATAATTTTTTAAGGAAAAGAAATTCCTTGATAACTATTGACGTTTGTTGGAGGAATGGCAGCGCCATATTTTTGGTTGATAGCCGTAATAAATTGATTGGCGATAAGCGCATATCCTTTTTGGCACGGACAAAATCCATCCAAACTAAAAAATCCACCTGTAACCAAAGCAGAATTAAAACTCACGCCATTGTCGAGAATGCCATTTTTAACCGTTTTAAAATACGCGTTCATATCCACCAAAGCTAAATTGTATTGCAAAGCTTTTGTCTGAATGACTTGATTGTAGCTGGTAATCGCGTTTTCAATAATTTGAATTTCAGATGAATCCAATACATATCGGTTCGGCAAAGGATTTAAAACGCCCAGCATGTTGCACTTCATCGAATCCAAGGGCGCATCCAATAAAACATATTCGGCACGACTTAATTTTCGATATTTCCCTGAATTGGCAGGATATTCGATTACAAATCCATTGGAATCTGCTTGAAAATGGAATAAATTTCCGGTAGATGTATTCAGAGAATCTGCCAAATGTTGTGTTAATACAACTCCTTGCGAAGGAATGGTAGTAAAAAAGGGCATGTCTCTAAAATCAGGAATAGTAGCAATCACTCCTTTGGTATTTCCCAAAGCCAATGTGCCGATAATGCTGTCCAACTCCTCGCCAAATGCGGCAGGCGAAAGAATTGTTTTTTTATACCCGCCGTTTTGGGCGTAATTGTAAATGTTTTCCATCCCCAACCAAGCGATGAAAAAAGTAGGATGTTGCGCCGCTGCATCGGCTGCCACGGTAGATGCTCCGATACTCGTCGCAAAACGCGTATAAAAAGGATTTGGATTAAAAGTAGAAAAAGGAAGTGAGAGATTGAGGTTCAATAAATCAGCCGTAGTGGCGCCCGGAATACCGTAATTATTGAAATTAGTACCTTGTACGCTATTCAAATACGGATTTGCTGCACTTGCTGACAAATTATTAATTATAGGTTGCAATGCTGTTACGCCTTTGCAATCGGCCACATATCCAAGTGTGTTTTTAGAAATAAAAGGTCCTTGCCACGATTTAATATTTAGTCCTAAACCATTGTTATCAGGCATCATTGGCTGAACAAAATTTCCGCCGCCGACCAATTTAAATTGCGTTGCGAGAATGGCTGGCAACGAATTTGTTTGTCCGCTTGCATACAAAGCTCCATCTTGATAACCCGCCATATAACTACCACCAACGGCAATTGTTTTTTGAAAATTAGCTGTTCCTGTAGAAGGTTTCGGAACATTTAGCGAAGGCTTGCACGAATTAAAAACAACGATTAAAAAACACAAAAAAGCAAGTTGGAAAAAATATTTTTTCATCGAACAAAAATTTAGGAATGAATAATTTCTTTAGGAATATTAATGGCTTCGACTGATTTTATTTCGGGAATGGAACGTTTAATGGCGTCTTCAATTCCGGCTTTCAGCGTCATCATACTCATCGAACACGACTTGCAAGCGCCATGTAATTCCAACTTCACGATGTTGTCGCTCGTTAATTCAACAAAAGAAACATTGCCGCCGTCCGCTTCTAAGTAGGGACGCAATTGAGTTAAGGCATCTTCTATTTTGGCAATTATTTCTGAATTTTTTGTGGACATTTTTATTTCCGTTTGAAAAATTATTTTTTTAATGCGTGCTAACTTCTGCCATTTTTACTTCTTTTGGTTTTGCATTTTGTATTGCGATTTGTTGCGCTACGTTTTTTGCCATTTCCATAAATGCGATGGCTTGTGGTGTATTTTCCTGCAATACTGCGGGCCTCCCAGCATCGCCCGCTTCGCAAATACTTTGCACCAAAGGAATTTGTCCGAGTAAAGGAAGCTGTAAACTTTCCGATAAATTTTTAGCACCTTCTTTTCCGAAGATAAAATATTTATTATTCGGTAATTCCGCTGGTGTGAAATACGCCATGTTTTCCACGATTCCCAAAACGGGAACGTGAATTGCTGGCATTTGAAACATCCCGATTCCGCGTTTTGCATCTGCCAAAGCAACGGCTTGCGGAGTGCTCACAATTACGACGCCTGTAAGTGGCACCGCAGAAATAAGCGACAAATGGATATCGCCCGTTCCGGGAGGTAAATCAATTAATAAATAATCCAATTCACCCCAATGCGTATCCAATAACATTTGTGTAAGCGCTTTGGAAGCCATTGGTCCGCGCCACGCTACGGCTTGTGATGTATCTGCAAAAAATCCGATGGAAAGTAATTTCACGCCGTAATTTTCTACTGGCAACATGTATTTTTTTCCGTTGATTTCTTTCGTTTGCGGCTTTTCTGAAACTACATCAAACATAATAGGCATGGATGGTCCGTAAATATCGGCATCTACTAACCCTACTTTCGCGCCTTGCATCGCCAATGCCACCGCTAAATTAGATGTTACGGTAGATTTCCCCACGCCACCTTTTCCAGAGGCAATGGCAACAATATTTTTTACGCCGCTTAAAACGGAAGCGCTTCGTTCACGTTGCGACGTTACTTTTGCCGTCATATTTACCGTGGTTACGGCGTCTTTACTCACATAATGTGTAATCGCGTTAACGCAAGCGCGGTGTATCAGCTCTTTCATCGGACAAGCAGGTGTAGTGAGTTCTACCGTAAAACGGACATCGTTTCCTTCCACAACAATGTCTTGCACCATTCCCAGTGTTACAATATCCTTTTTAAAATCCGGATCGTCCACATTCCGTAAAGCATCCAGCACTTGTTCCTTGGTAATCATTTTTATTCTTTTTTTAACAGTATGTAAAAGTACAAAAATTACAGAAACCATTAATAATTGAAAATGATTTGAGAATTTACCAATTAGAAAATGTACAG
This genomic interval carries:
- a CDS encoding NifU family protein, whose product is MSTKNSEIIAKIEDALTQLRPYLEADGGNVSFVELTSDNIVKLELHGACKSCSMSMMTLKAGIEDAIKRSIPEIKSVEAINIPKEIIHS
- a CDS encoding Mrp/NBP35 family ATP-binding protein; protein product: MITKEQVLDALRNVDDPDFKKDIVTLGMVQDIVVEGNDVRFTVELTTPACPMKELIHRACVNAITHYVSKDAVTTVNMTAKVTSQRERSASVLSGVKNIVAIASGKGGVGKSTVTSNLAVALAMQGAKVGLVDADIYGPSMPIMFDVVSEKPQTKEINGKKYMLPVENYGVKLLSIGFFADTSQAVAWRGPMASKALTQMLLDTHWGELDYLLIDLPPGTGDIHLSLISAVPLTGVVIVSTPQAVALADAKRGIGMFQMPAIHVPVLGIVENMAYFTPAELPNNKYFIFGKEGAKNLSESLQLPLLGQIPLVQSICEAGDAGRPAVLQENTPQAIAFMEMAKNVAQQIAIQNAKPKEVKMAEVSTH